The following proteins are encoded in a genomic region of Micromonospora olivasterospora:
- a CDS encoding tyrosine-type recombinase/integrase encodes MTTLAPLLQAFFTDRLMTQYGASPHTIASYRDTLRLLLTHIHQQTGKLPAQLDLTDLDAVTIGEFLHHLETKRGNTVATRNNRLAAIHSLFRYASLRAPEHADLIARVLAIQTKRTATTIVSFLNPTELDALLAAPDTTTWHGCRDHALLTLTAQTGLRVAELTALTTGDLQLGVGAHVYCHGKGRKDRCTPLTAHTVNILTSWLTTHRPADTNPLFTTRRGTRLSHDAVSGLVAKHAATAARTCPSLQVKHITPHTLRHTAAMNLLHAGVDITVIALWLGHETPATTRIYLHADMALKEQAIARTTPPNTDPTRYQASDDLLAFLEQL; translated from the coding sequence TTCTTCACCGACCGGCTGATGACCCAGTACGGCGCCAGCCCGCACACCATCGCCTCCTACCGCGACACCCTGCGGCTGCTGCTCACCCACATTCACCAGCAGACCGGGAAACTCCCCGCCCAACTCGACCTGACCGACCTGGACGCCGTCACCATCGGCGAGTTCCTACACCACCTGGAAACCAAGCGCGGCAACACCGTCGCCACCCGCAACAACCGGCTGGCCGCGATCCACTCCCTGTTCCGCTACGCCAGCCTGCGCGCACCTGAACACGCCGACCTGATCGCCCGGGTCCTGGCCATCCAGACCAAACGGACCGCCACCACGATCGTCAGCTTCCTCAATCCCACCGAACTCGACGCCCTGCTGGCAGCCCCCGACACCACCACCTGGCACGGCTGCCGAGATCATGCCCTACTCACACTGACCGCACAGACCGGACTACGCGTCGCGGAGCTGACCGCGCTCACCACCGGTGACCTCCAACTCGGTGTCGGCGCGCATGTCTACTGCCACGGCAAAGGCCGCAAAGACCGCTGCACCCCGCTGACCGCGCACACCGTCAACATCCTGACCAGCTGGCTCACCACACACCGACCCGCCGACACCAACCCCCTGTTCACGACCCGTCGCGGCACCCGGCTCTCCCACGACGCCGTCTCCGGCCTCGTCGCCAAACACGCTGCTACCGCAGCCCGCACCTGCCCATCACTGCAGGTCAAGCACATCACCCCGCACACCCTGCGACACACCGCGGCGATGAACCTGCTCCACGCCGGCGTCGACATCACCGTCATCGCGCTCTGGCTCGGCCACGAAACCCCGGCCACGACCCGCATCTACCTGCACGCCGACATGGCCCTCAAAGAACAAGCCATCGCCCGGACCACCCCGCCGAACACCGACCCCACCCGCTACCAGGCCAGCGACGATCTACTCGCCTTCCTCGAACAGCTCTGA